The following are encoded in a window of Geobacter metallireducens GS-15 genomic DNA:
- a CDS encoding chemotaxis protein CheW, producing the protein MTAPDHHNTSIDLDRFNAVFFEECAEHLADMEHILVALDPESPDSEELNALFRAAHSIKGGAGIFGFSDLTVVTHELESLLDKVRGNELRLTATMIDLFLEARDAIAMQLAGHGDGSPVDQAVIEDICRRLRGQIEGTAAVAEKSPSPQVLPTEPMTGFRRLEIVFSPDNDIFQRGVRLENLFNELAQLGDLSVKAEIPDAPPFEAFDPEVCHARWIFTLDTVVADEEIRDIFEFVAEREQLTISTRDEQATAAPSPVEEDIPAPASAPAEGAIVPMGRRAYDRDETAPGAFGRRGGEIESSIRVGVTKVDQLINQVGELVITQSMLAQMAGVLDPVLFESIHRGLLQLERNTRDLQQNVMSIRLVPISIVFSRFPRLVRDLAAKLGKQVELHTVGETTELDKGLIEKIADPLTHLVRNCLDHGLESPEARMAAGKDPVGAIMLRASQVGGRIVIDVMDDGAGLSREKILRKAAERGIPTGDAMTDEEVWQLIFAPGFSTAETVTDISGRGVGMDVVLRNVQALSGRVQVSSEPGSGTRVTISLPLTLAILDGLSVAVGGEKFIIPLNAIIESLQPKPEEIKSVNGRTVVHVRGEYLPLLPLHELFSLETSVTRPEEGITVLVDVEGEKAALLVDALLDEHQVVIKSLEANYRKVEGTAGATILGDGRVALILDVHALLRMR; encoded by the coding sequence ATGACCGCCCCGGATCACCACAACACCTCCATCGACCTCGATCGCTTCAACGCCGTCTTTTTCGAGGAATGCGCCGAGCACCTGGCCGATATGGAGCACATCCTCGTGGCCCTCGACCCGGAGAGCCCCGACAGTGAGGAACTGAACGCCCTGTTCCGCGCGGCCCACTCCATCAAGGGAGGGGCCGGCATTTTCGGCTTCAGTGACCTTACCGTGGTAACCCACGAGCTTGAATCGCTCCTGGACAAGGTGCGCGGCAACGAACTCCGCCTGACCGCCACCATGATCGACCTGTTCCTGGAGGCCCGCGACGCCATTGCCATGCAGCTGGCGGGGCACGGGGACGGCAGCCCTGTTGACCAGGCGGTTATCGAGGATATCTGCCGCAGACTTCGCGGCCAGATCGAAGGAACTGCTGCAGTTGCCGAAAAGTCCCCTTCGCCCCAGGTCCTGCCCACCGAACCCATGACCGGCTTCCGACGGTTGGAGATCGTCTTTTCCCCCGACAACGATATCTTCCAGCGGGGCGTGCGGCTCGAAAACCTCTTCAACGAACTGGCGCAGCTGGGGGACCTCTCGGTGAAGGCAGAGATCCCTGATGCCCCCCCCTTTGAGGCATTCGATCCCGAGGTCTGCCACGCCCGGTGGATTTTCACCCTCGACACGGTCGTCGCCGATGAGGAGATCCGGGACATCTTCGAGTTCGTGGCCGAACGGGAGCAGCTGACGATCAGCACCAGGGACGAGCAGGCAACCGCCGCGCCATCACCCGTAGAAGAAGACATCCCTGCCCCCGCCAGCGCGCCGGCAGAGGGAGCCATCGTCCCCATGGGGCGCCGCGCCTACGACCGCGATGAAACGGCGCCCGGAGCCTTCGGCCGCCGGGGGGGCGAAATCGAGTCGTCAATCCGTGTGGGAGTGACCAAGGTGGACCAGCTCATCAACCAGGTGGGCGAACTGGTCATCACCCAGTCCATGCTGGCCCAGATGGCAGGAGTGCTCGATCCGGTCCTCTTCGAGAGCATTCACCGGGGGCTCCTGCAACTGGAGCGCAACACCCGCGATCTCCAGCAGAATGTCATGTCGATCCGGCTGGTCCCCATCAGCATCGTCTTCAGCCGTTTCCCGCGCCTGGTGCGCGACCTGGCAGCCAAGCTCGGCAAGCAGGTGGAGCTGCACACCGTGGGGGAGACCACCGAACTGGACAAGGGGCTCATCGAGAAGATTGCCGATCCCCTCACCCATCTGGTGCGGAACTGCCTCGACCACGGGCTCGAATCCCCCGAGGCGCGCATGGCCGCAGGGAAGGATCCCGTCGGCGCCATAATGCTGCGGGCCTCCCAGGTGGGGGGACGGATCGTCATCGATGTCATGGACGACGGCGCCGGCCTCAGCCGGGAGAAGATTCTCCGCAAGGCGGCCGAACGGGGCATCCCGACCGGCGACGCCATGACCGACGAGGAGGTCTGGCAGCTGATCTTCGCCCCCGGCTTCTCCACCGCCGAAACCGTGACCGACATCTCCGGCCGCGGGGTCGGCATGGACGTGGTGCTGCGGAACGTGCAGGCCCTGAGCGGACGGGTGCAGGTCTCGTCGGAGCCGGGCTCCGGAACCCGCGTCACCATCAGCCTCCCCCTGACCCTGGCGATCCTCGATGGCCTCTCCGTGGCGGTGGGGGGCGAGAAGTTCATCATCCCCCTGAACGCCATCATCGAATCCCTCCAGCCGAAGCCGGAGGAGATCAAGTCGGTCAACGGCAGGACCGTCGTCCACGTGCGGGGGGAATACCTCCCCCTTCTGCCGCTCCACGAACTCTTCAGCCTGGAGACATCGGTCACGCGGCCCGAAGAGGGAATCACCGTACTGGTGGATGTGGAAGGAGAGAAGGCGGCGCTGTTGGTGGACGCCCTCCTGGACGAGCACCAAGTGGTCATCAAGAGCCTTGAGGCCAACTACCGCAAGGTTGAGGGAACGGCGGGCGCGACAATCCTCGGGGACGGGCGGGTGGCGCTGATCCTGGACGTCCATGCCCTGCTCCGGATGAGATAA
- a CDS encoding STAS domain-containing protein — MPENAPGTLTIRLTGDWSMTGVTQQLLPLTEHLAALSGVHPQQVQPVIDMAEVALFDACGCQLLTILLRHLRLLGFSPVLANIPAELRGSIELLGFGHEFETMLDVTRGHA; from the coding sequence ATGCCAGAGAACGCCCCGGGAACGCTGACCATAAGACTGACCGGCGACTGGTCCATGACCGGCGTCACGCAGCAGCTCCTCCCCCTGACGGAGCACCTGGCCGCCCTTTCCGGAGTGCATCCGCAGCAGGTGCAGCCGGTCATCGACATGGCGGAGGTCGCCCTGTTCGATGCCTGCGGCTGCCAGCTCCTGACGATACTCCTGCGCCATCTGAGGCTCCTGGGCTTCTCTCCCGTTCTGGCCAATATCCCGGCAGAACTCCGCGGCAGCATCGAGCTCCTCGGCTTCGGCCACGAATTCGAGACGATGCTTGACGTCACCAGAGGACACGCATGA
- a CDS encoding sigma-54-dependent transcriptional regulator, with the protein MPDQQTFPILVVDDEEEILFTTSITLRSAGFPPVLTESDSRNVMGILARQEVALVLLDLYMPHLPGYELLKEITANHPEIPVIVVTAANEVGMAVECMKAGAFDYFVKPMEPPRLLATVRRALEMHSLRSQVNSLSSHILTGGLDNEEAFAPIITRSRKMHSIFQYLEAIAPSNQPLLITGETGVGKELIARTVHNISGCRGPFVAVNIAGLDDMVFSDTLFGHLKGAFTGADRQREGLIAKAAGGTLFLDEIGDLQPSSQVKLLRLLQEQEYYPLGADTPVHAAARVVVATNRDLKAIMADGSFRKDLYYRLSAHQVLIPPLRDRREDIPLLVDHFFDEAAASLSRQKPTIPPELACYLGTYAFPGNIRELRAMVFDAMARHEKGVLSLAGFREVIGNPRSPAETSPLPFIEGLREESGNAGRMPTLKEAEDALIAHALSIANGNQGIASAHLGITRQALNKRLNRKTADE; encoded by the coding sequence ATGCCTGATCAACAGACTTTTCCCATCCTGGTGGTGGACGATGAGGAGGAAATCCTCTTCACCACCAGCATCACGTTGCGGAGCGCCGGCTTTCCCCCGGTGCTGACGGAAAGCGACAGCCGCAACGTCATGGGAATCCTTGCCCGACAGGAGGTGGCCCTCGTTCTCCTGGACCTCTACATGCCGCACCTGCCGGGATACGAGCTCCTGAAGGAGATCACCGCGAACCATCCTGAGATCCCGGTCATCGTGGTCACGGCCGCAAACGAGGTGGGAATGGCCGTGGAGTGCATGAAAGCAGGTGCGTTCGACTATTTCGTCAAGCCGATGGAACCGCCGCGGCTCCTGGCAACAGTCAGGAGAGCGCTGGAGATGCACTCGCTCCGCTCCCAGGTGAATTCCCTGAGCAGCCACATCCTCACCGGCGGGCTCGACAACGAAGAAGCTTTCGCCCCGATCATCACCCGCAGTCGAAAGATGCACTCCATCTTCCAGTATCTGGAGGCGATTGCCCCCAGTAACCAGCCCCTTCTGATTACCGGCGAGACGGGGGTCGGCAAGGAGCTTATCGCCCGTACCGTTCACAACATCAGCGGCTGTAGGGGTCCCTTCGTGGCGGTCAACATCGCCGGCCTTGACGACATGGTCTTCTCCGACACCCTGTTCGGCCACCTCAAGGGGGCATTCACCGGTGCCGACCGGCAGCGGGAGGGTCTCATAGCCAAGGCAGCGGGCGGCACCCTCTTCCTCGACGAGATCGGCGACCTGCAGCCGTCATCCCAGGTGAAGCTGCTCAGACTCCTCCAGGAGCAGGAATACTACCCCCTGGGTGCGGACACGCCGGTCCACGCCGCCGCCCGGGTTGTCGTCGCCACGAACCGGGACCTGAAAGCGATAATGGCGGACGGAAGCTTCCGGAAAGACCTCTACTACCGCCTGAGCGCCCATCAGGTTCTGATCCCCCCCCTGCGCGACCGGCGGGAGGATATCCCACTCCTGGTGGATCACTTCTTCGATGAGGCCGCGGCCTCCCTCTCCCGGCAGAAACCGACGATCCCTCCGGAACTCGCCTGTTACCTCGGCACCTACGCGTTTCCGGGCAACATTCGAGAGTTGCGGGCCATGGTTTTCGACGCCATGGCCCGCCATGAAAAAGGGGTGCTTTCCCTGGCCGGCTTCAGAGAGGTGATCGGCAATCCTCGCTCCCCGGCTGAAACATCTCCCCTTCCCTTCATTGAAGGACTGAGGGAAGAGTCCGGCAATGCCGGCCGCATGCCGACCCTGAAGGAGGCGGAGGATGCCCTTATCGCCCATGCCCTGAGCATCGCCAACGGCAACCAGGGGATAGCCTCGGCCCATCTGGGGATAACCCGCCAGGCCCTCAACAAGCGCCTCAACAGAAAAACCGCCGACGAATAA
- a CDS encoding PAS domain S-box protein, which produces MRKITVNVIALNILFVIGATVITTFLFLAAMRDESERLAKVEQEQGIQTFWRLLRAKGTDFRIVDGKLMAGDYVLNGNFELPDMIQSIFGGTATVFMGDTRVATNIRREDGTRAVGTKLNGPAYDAIFRHNKPFRGEALIFGIPYFTAYDPIRNSRGEIIGVLYVGARKNEFHSRYEHYKVNVIAGAAVISTIFTVLAFVVLRDRKRHLEALQDNETKYRTLFESSSEGILLFDGVIFDCNEQLCRLFGSSRNEIIGRSPVHFSPELQSDGTPSAEKARHMLNTTLGGEAGIFPWQHRRQDGTLVDTEVSLKALTIQGRTVLQAVVRDVTEWEKAEESLRMIRLQQQAILDNIPDLVWLKDIESRFITVNAAFAQACGTLPADLVGKTDLDIWPSDLATLYREDDARVIASGKQVRTEEPLADVNGKGVWIETIKMPIYDEAGTVIGTTGIARDISERREAELKLRENEARLARAQQIAHVGNWEWDILNNSVQFSDELLRIFRIPPGQPNMTYETFLEAVHPDDRQAVNDTINATLHEQAPYGKTYRIICPDGEIRHLRAEGEVEFDAEGAPVRMQGVVKDITVSTLAEEALRESEARFREIFEQNEDAIILMARETLDIIDANRAAETLIGRDKESLNWLGPWSFIVPDDYNPFIAAIPPVDDTTPFHLNRIGVVRSDGTRLISSIWGKIIRLRDTEVVYCSIRDLTQRIRMEEEAQITHAHLIHTNKMASLGVLVSGIAHEINNPNTFIQGNASLIESFWRDTVPILDRHRTENGDFILGGLPVAEVERIFPRLLHGVKEGSRRISAIVNNLKDFAREDTAKAFVPIAVNNIVENAKMILSYQIHRYTDHFRMELAEGLPLARGKFQQIEQVVINLIMNALQALPGKDAGVTVSTSADPVASVVTISVRDEGEGMQWEVLERITEPFFSTKLEQGGTGLGLSISAAIIREHDGTLTFESTPGKGTTATVTLPLAYPAGERNHA; this is translated from the coding sequence CCGTGATCACCACGTTCCTCTTCCTGGCGGCAATGCGCGATGAATCGGAACGGCTGGCAAAGGTGGAGCAGGAACAGGGGATCCAGACCTTCTGGAGGCTCCTCAGGGCCAAGGGGACCGATTTCAGGATTGTCGACGGCAAGCTCATGGCGGGGGACTATGTCCTGAACGGCAATTTCGAACTCCCTGACATGATCCAGTCGATCTTTGGCGGCACCGCGACGGTCTTCATGGGTGATACGCGGGTTGCCACCAACATCCGCAGGGAAGACGGGACCCGTGCCGTCGGTACCAAGTTGAACGGACCCGCCTACGACGCCATCTTCAGGCACAACAAACCCTTTCGCGGTGAGGCATTGATTTTCGGCATCCCCTATTTCACCGCCTACGACCCCATCAGAAACAGCCGGGGCGAAATCATCGGCGTACTCTACGTGGGTGCCAGGAAGAACGAATTCCATTCGCGGTACGAGCACTATAAGGTCAATGTCATCGCCGGCGCAGCGGTCATATCCACTATCTTTACGGTTCTGGCCTTCGTGGTTCTCAGGGACAGAAAACGCCACCTTGAGGCACTTCAGGACAACGAAACCAAGTACCGGACCCTCTTCGAGAGTTCCTCAGAGGGAATTCTCCTGTTCGATGGCGTTATTTTTGACTGCAACGAACAGCTGTGTCGACTGTTTGGCAGCAGCCGCAATGAAATCATCGGGAGATCTCCTGTTCACTTCTCTCCGGAACTGCAGTCCGACGGCACCCCCTCCGCCGAAAAAGCCCGACACATGCTTAACACTACCCTGGGTGGGGAAGCCGGGATCTTCCCCTGGCAGCACCGGAGACAGGACGGCACCTTGGTCGACACCGAGGTTTCCCTGAAGGCGTTGACCATCCAGGGACGCACGGTTCTTCAGGCGGTGGTGCGAGACGTTACCGAATGGGAAAAGGCCGAGGAATCGCTACGGATGATCCGCCTACAGCAGCAGGCCATACTCGACAACATTCCCGACCTGGTCTGGCTCAAGGACATCGAAAGCAGATTCATCACCGTCAACGCGGCGTTTGCCCAGGCATGCGGCACCCTCCCCGCCGACCTGGTGGGGAAGACTGACCTGGACATCTGGCCCAGCGACCTGGCCACCCTCTATCGCGAGGACGACGCCCGGGTCATAGCGTCGGGCAAGCAGGTCCGCACCGAGGAGCCCCTCGCCGACGTCAACGGAAAGGGAGTCTGGATCGAAACCATCAAGATGCCCATTTATGACGAGGCGGGAACGGTCATCGGCACCACGGGCATCGCCCGGGACATTTCGGAGCGGCGGGAGGCGGAACTGAAGCTACGGGAGAACGAGGCCCGGCTCGCAAGGGCCCAGCAGATTGCCCATGTGGGGAACTGGGAATGGGATATTCTCAACAACTCTGTTCAATTTTCCGATGAACTTCTCCGGATATTCCGCATCCCCCCCGGCCAGCCCAACATGACCTACGAAACATTTCTGGAAGCGGTCCATCCCGACGACCGGCAAGCCGTAAACGATACCATCAATGCAACTCTGCACGAACAGGCACCCTACGGTAAAACGTATCGCATTATCTGCCCTGACGGGGAGATCAGGCATCTCCGGGCAGAGGGAGAGGTCGAGTTCGATGCGGAAGGGGCTCCGGTGCGGATGCAGGGGGTCGTCAAGGACATTACGGTAAGTACCCTTGCCGAGGAGGCCCTGCGTGAGAGTGAAGCCCGCTTCCGGGAGATCTTCGAACAGAATGAGGACGCCATCATCCTGATGGCTCGGGAAACCCTGGACATCATCGATGCCAACAGGGCCGCGGAGACACTGATCGGCCGCGACAAGGAGTCACTCAACTGGCTCGGCCCCTGGTCGTTCATCGTGCCCGACGACTACAACCCGTTCATCGCGGCCATCCCCCCCGTCGATGATACGACCCCCTTCCACCTTAACCGCATCGGCGTTGTCAGGTCCGACGGAACCCGTCTCATCTCTTCGATCTGGGGCAAAATCATCCGGCTGCGGGACACGGAGGTGGTCTACTGCTCCATCCGCGACCTCACCCAGAGGATCCGCATGGAGGAAGAGGCACAGATCACCCATGCCCACCTTATCCACACCAACAAGATGGCCTCCCTCGGCGTCCTCGTCTCCGGCATAGCCCACGAGATAAACAACCCCAACACCTTCATCCAGGGGAACGCATCGCTCATCGAAAGTTTCTGGCGCGACACCGTCCCGATCCTCGACCGCCATCGCACCGAAAATGGTGATTTCATCCTCGGCGGCCTCCCCGTCGCGGAGGTAGAGCGAATCTTCCCCCGCCTTCTCCACGGGGTAAAGGAGGGTTCGCGCCGCATCAGCGCCATCGTCAACAACCTCAAGGACTTCGCCCGGGAGGATACCGCGAAGGCTTTCGTGCCGATCGCCGTCAACAACATCGTTGAAAATGCAAAGATGATTCTCAGCTACCAGATTCACCGCTACACCGACCATTTCCGCATGGAACTGGCCGAAGGCCTCCCGCTGGCCCGGGGGAAATTTCAGCAGATAGAACAGGTGGTCATCAACCTGATCATGAACGCCCTGCAGGCGCTTCCCGGCAAGGACGCAGGGGTCACCGTCTCCACATCCGCCGACCCCGTTGCCTCGGTGGTCACCATCAGCGTACGCGATGAGGGAGAAGGGATGCAGTGGGAGGTTCTGGAGCGGATCACCGAGCCCTTCTTCTCCACCAAGCTTGAACAGGGAGGGACCGGTCTCGGACTCTCCATCTCCGCAGCCATCATCAGAGAACACGACGGCACGCTGACATTCGAATCGACTCCCGGCAAGGGAACCACCGCCACGGTAACCCTGCCGCTCGCCTATCCCGCCGGAGAACGAAACCATGCCTGA